In Festucalex cinctus isolate MCC-2025b chromosome 5, RoL_Fcin_1.0, whole genome shotgun sequence, a single genomic region encodes these proteins:
- the LOC144018681 gene encoding uncharacterized protein LOC144018681 gives MRSQTVLVSAALLALCCLLTPRQGESAGGIVSLLQRERDEREGDLLQDEPQRTEGQVEGINSEATVEAGNFGRVRRAPQEGKKKKKDKKKNKEPKDPNATKKPKSEKKGRKKDRQTTTTTLPPTTTAIPTEPPTEPEPTDFAYPDIDNEYWQPEDDYWEADPTPSRPASEVTDLPYDYWKPEEEGPVPPVTDDDFDWDPVKKDPSPPVTDTDEEYWKPEEKDPYNPETDTDEKYWKPEEKDPSPPVTDPEKEYWKPEEKDPSPPVTDPEEDYWKPEEKDPSPPVTVPEEEEDYWKPKEKDPYPPITDRDEDYWKPDEEDPTETDDYEVYWKEVDPTPSGPKVDEKTGTDDGDYWDSTFAGPEKIPPPDGKDVSPEIKVETLTEETTYTPPYEENWYDEYDEYGIRKKETDDKWMEKERERAQKEREREQRERAQKLKEAEERARNRPRVYKEPKKCPPLGLESHQIEPDQLSASSMSQYDFAPQRARLNMQGSDDEDNPRGGAWCANSEDKVHWFEIDARRDTEFTGVITQGRDSQNESDFVTSYFLAFSNDSREWTTIHDGYADWLFFGNSDKDTPVLNQLAEPVVARYIRIIPQSWNGTLCMRLEILGCSLPDPDFVQYRQNEVTPVDYLKFKHHSYSEMVALMKSVNEECPNITNIYSLGRSSKGLDIMAMVISGNPTEHEIGEPELRYTAGLHGNEAVGREMILLLMQYLCKEYRDRNPRAQRLVDGIRIHLVPSLNPDGQEEAFQAGSELSGWTTGHFTNDGFDIFQNFPDLNRILWDAEERGMVPKLFPNHHVAIPDNLMQNSSIAVETRAIISWMESHPFVLGANFQGGESFVAYPYDSLHTKEPAEDMPHSRKKRQYEEESFDVTEWGQGYREEPDQDWRSRNRYPDHEWRGHGYDHGHGYDQGHGYDQGHGYDQGHGQGYDQGQGYDHGQGYDHGYDPSYHQGYDHREEEDDRERGGGYHYAEPEDLREIADESLFRWLAVSYASTHLTMTHNYHGSCHGDVTAGAHGIINRANWKPITGSMNDFSYLHTNCLELSIFLGCDKFPHESELQREWEKNREAMLIFMEQVHRGIRGIVKDEQGNPLANATISVEGINHDITTTSTGDYWRLLNPGEYRVTAKADGFSSLTKLCVVGYQAGATTCSFNLAKSNWDRIKQILALHGNKPIRLVSHGNTIVQAPVIDSNGRVVSGNSGISQNSPLRQERLRRLKIARMRRLRQQRLLQLKSTAATTTTTTTTTLPPTTTTIPTTPGTTTPWYDSWIIGEGQSSTPGGFTDSILDYNYEYKIDDY, from the exons ATGAGAAGCCAGACTGTGCTTGTGTCCGCGGCGCTGCTGGCCCTCTGCTGCCTGCTGACCCCCAGACAAGGGGAGAGCGCTGGGGGGATTGTGTCCCTGTTGCAGCGTGAAAGAGACGAGCGAGAAGGGGATCTCCTTCAGGATGAGCCTCAAAGGACGGAAGGCCAAGTGGAGGGCATCAACAGCGAGGCCACAGTGGAGGCAG GTAATTTTGGCAGAGTGAGAAGAGCACCACAGGAgggcaaaaagaagaaaaaagacaagaaaaagaacaaagaGCCTAAAGACCCCAATGCCACCAAGAAACCCAAAAGTGAGAAGAAAGGGAGAAAGAAGGACAGACAAACTACAACTACAACTCTTCCACCCACCACAACAG CTATCCCAACCGAACCACCCACGGAACCTGAGCCCACAGACTTCGCCTACCCTGATATCG ACAACGAGTACTGGCAGCCAGAAGATGACTACTGGGAGGCTGATCCCACACCGTCTCGACCAGCTTCGGAGGTCACGGATCTTCCATACGACTACTGGAAGCCAGAGGAGGAAGGTCCGGTGCCTCCAGTGACAGATGACGATTTTGACTGGGACCCAGTGAAGAAAGACCCATCGCCCCCAGTGACGGACACAGATGAAGAATACTGGAAACCAGAAGAAAAGGATCCATACAATCCAGAGACGGACACCGATGAGAAGTATTGGAAACCAGAAGAGAAAGACCCGTCACCACCAGTGACAGACCCTGAAAAAGAATACTGGAAACCAGAAGAGAAAGATCCATCGCCTCCAGTGACGGACCCTGAAGAAGACTACTGGAAACCCGAAGAGAAAGACCCATCACCTCCAGTGACGGtccctgaagaagaagaagactacTGGAAACCCAAAGAGAAAGACCCATATCCTCCAATAACGGACAGAGATGAAGACTACTGGAAACCAGACGAAGAAGATCCAACTGAGACCGATGACTATGAAGTCTACTGGAAAGAGGTGGACCCAACGCCCTCTGGCCCTAAGGTTGATGAAAAGACTGGGACAGATGACGGTGATTACTGGGATTCCACAT TTGCGGGGCCAGAGAAAATTCCACCCCCAGATGGCAAAGATGTCAGCCCGGAGATAAAAGTAGAAACTCTCACAG AGGAGACGACATATACTCCACCCTATGAGGAGAACTGGTACGACGAATACGACGAATACGGAATTA GAAAAAAGGAAACTGACGACAAATGGatggagaaagaaagagagcgagCACAAAAAGAAAGGGAGAGGGAACAGAGAG AGAGAGCGCAGAAACTGAAGGAGGCTGAGGAGCGAGCCAGGAACAGACCACGAGTGTACAAAGAACCGAAGA AATGTCCTCCCCTGGGGTTGGAGTCCCATCAGATCGAACCGGATCAGCTTTCCGCTTCCTCTATGTCTCAGTATGATTTTGCACCTCAGAGGGCACGCCTCAACATGCAG GGCTCAGATGATGAAGATAACCCTCGAGGCGGAGCATGGTGCGCAAACTCAGAGGACAAAGTCCACTGGTTTGAAATAGACGCTCGCAGGGATACCGAGTTCACAGGAGTCATAACTCAGGGTCGAGACTCGCAGAATGA GAGTGACTTTGTGACATCATACTTCCTGGCTTTCAGCAATGACAGCAGGGAGTGGACAACCATCCATGATGGATATGCTGACTGG CTGTTTTTTGGGAATAGTGATAAAGACACTCCAGTTTTGAACCAGCTGGCGGAGCCTGTAGTGGCCCGCTACATCAGAATCATCCCTCAAAGCTGGAATGGCACACTGTGTATGAGACTGGAGATTCTGGGCTGCTCATTGCCTG ATCCAGATTTTGTCCAATACAGGCAAAATGAAGTGACTCCAGTAGATTACCTCAAGTTTAAGCATCACAGCTACTCAGAAATGGTTGCA CTTATGAAATCAGTGAACGAAGAGTGTCCCAACATCACCAACATCTACAGCCTGGGCCGCAGCTCCAAGGGTCTGGACATCATGGCCATGGTGATCTCTGGCAATCCCACAGAGCATGAAATAG GTGAGCCGGAGTTACGCTACACAGCTGGTCTCCATGGTAACGAGGCGGTGGGCCGGGAAATGATCCTGCTTCTCATGCAGTACTTGTGCAAGGAATACAGAGACCGAAACCCCCGAGCTCAGCGTCTGGTGGACGGAATACGTATCCACTTGGTGCCCTCGCTCAACCCTGACGGACAAGAAGAAGCCTTTCAAGCa GGCTCAGAACTGAGTGGATGGACCACCGGTCACTTTACCAATGATGGATTTGACATTTTTCAGAACTTTCCAGATCTAAACCGCATCCTGTGGGATGCAGAAGAAAGAGGCATGGTGCCCAAACTATTCCCCAACCATCACGTTGCCATACCAGACAACTTAATGCAAAACAGTTCG ATTGCAGTTGAAACCAGGGCCATCATCTCTTGGATGGAAAGCCACCCGTTTGTGTTGGGGGCAAACTTTCAGGGTGGCGAATCATTTGTGGCCTACCCATACGACAGTTTACATACCAAAGAGCCTGCTGAGGACATGCCCCACAGCCGCAAGAAGAGACA GTATGAAGAAGAGAGCTTCGATGTGACCGAGTGGGGGCAGGGATACCGGGAAGAGCCAGATCAAGACTGGAGAAGCAGAAACAGATACCCAGACCATGAGTGGAGGGGACATGGCTATGACCATGGACATGGTTACGACCAGGGACACGGTTACGACCAGGGACACGGTTACGACCAGGGACACGGTCAAGGCTATGACCAGGGCCAAGGCTATGACCACGGCCAAGGTTATGACCATGGCTACGATCCCAGCTACCACCAGGGTTACGACCacagggaggaggaggatgacagGGAAAGAGGCGGCGGTTACCATTACGCTGAGCCCGAAGATCTGCGAGAGATTGCAGATGAATCCCTCTTTAGGTGGTTAGCCGTGTCCTACGCATCCACACATCTGACCATGACACACAACTACCACGGATCCTGCCACGGGGACGTCACCGCAGGGGCGCACGGCATCATCAATCGTGCCAATTGGAAGCCAATCACCGGAA GTATGAATGACTTTAGCTATCTGCACACCAACTGCTTGGAACTGTCCATTTTCCTGGGCTGTGATAAATTCCCTCATGAGAGCGAGCTGCAACGAGAGTGGGAGAAGAACCGAGAGGCAATGCTTATCTTCATGGAGCAG GTTCATCGTGGCATTCGAGGAATAGTGAAGGATGAGCAGGGCAACCCGCTTGCAAACGCCACCATATCTGTAGAGGGGATAAACCACGACATCACCACAA CTTCAACGGGAGACTACTGGCGGCTGCTAAACCCTGGCGAGTACCGTGTAACAGCCAAAGCTGACGGTTTCTCCTCCTTGACCAAACTTTGTGTGGTGGGTTACCAGGCAGGAGCAACCACGTGCAGCTTTAACTTGGCCAAGTCCAACTGGGACCGCATTAAACAG ATTTTGGCTCTCCACGGCAACAAGCCAATCCGCCTGGTCAGCCATGGCAACACTATAGTCCAGGCCCCAGTTATTGACAGCAATGGCCGCGTGGTTAGTGGGAACAGTGGGATCTCACAAAATTCACCACTAAGACAGGAACGGTTGAGAAGACTCAAAATAGCTCGTATGCGCCGTCTCCGGCAGCAGAGGTTATTGCAGTTGAAATCGACAgcagcgacgacgacgacaacaacCACCACGACCCTGCCACCAACAACTACCACAATCCCCACAACACCGGGGACCACCACACCCTGGTACGACTCGTGGATAATAGGGGAGGGACAATCATCAACGCCCGGTGGCTTCACAGACTCAATCCTGGACTACAATTACGAGTACAAGATTGATGACTATTAA
- the pold2 gene encoding DNA polymerase delta subunit 2: MFSDLSATRDGPSLLCRPVEDVTPGVFERASPAYSPCSERFGVGERSFSRQYAHIYAARLMQMRPLLTEKAQQKWGSDMLVRKLCDLQTNEQCCIVGTLFKRMELQPSILKEISEEHNMLPQPPRIKYISDNDELILEDELQRIKLEGKIDRDRCVTGSVIAVYGAEKNDGKFTVEDFCTADLPVQTVRPALNTDRFVLLVSGLGLGSSHADSMLGLQLLVDMVTGHLGDQGEQSGAATISRVLMAGNLLSQSAQDKDASTKAKYLTKKTQAGSVEAIRLLDELLRQLVASVPVDVMPGQYDPTNYTLPQQPLHRCMFPLSSVYPTLQLASNPYQATVDGVRFLGTSGQNVSDIAHYSSMSNHLEILEETLRLRHLAPTAPDTLGCYPFYMKDPFILEECPHVYFSGSAPTFESKRLTGADGQEILLVTVPTFHSTQTACLVNLRTLECEPISFSAFSAGDDEETEMNVSH; this comes from the exons ATGTTCTCCGACCTGAGTGCGACGAGAGACGGCCCTTCTCTTCTGTGCCGCCCGGTCGAGGACGTGACGCCGGGCGTGTTTGAGAGAGCTTCCCCGGCCTACAGTCCATGCTCCGAGCGCTTCGGAGTCGGGGAGCGGAGTTTCAGTCGTCAGTATGCTCATATTTATGCAGCGCGACTCATGCAGATGAGACCTTTACTCACAGAAAAAGCCCAGCAAAAGTGGG gatcAGATATGCTTGTCCGGAAACTATGTGATCTTCAGACAAATGAACAGTGTTGCATTGTGGGAACTCTTTTCAAGCGTATGGAGTTACAACCATCCATCCTAAAAGAGATCAGTGAGGAG CACAACATGCTACCCCAGCCTCCACGAATCAAATACATCAGTGACAATGATGAGCTGATTCTGGAGGATGAACTGCAGAGGATCAAACTGGAGGGCAAAATTGACAGAGATAGATGTGTCacag GTAGTGTTATTGCAGTATATGGTGCTGAGAAGAATGATGGGAAGTTCACAGTGGAGGACTTCTGCACAGCTGATCTCCCGGTGCAGACTGTAAGACCTGCACTCAACACTGACAg ATTTGTGCTGCTCGTCTCAGGACTGGGTCTGGGTAGCAGCCATGCCGACAGCATGCTGGGCCTACAGCTGCTTGTTGACATGGTAACGGGTCATCTCGGTGACCAGGGGGAGCAGAGCGGAGCGGCGACGATTTCGAGAGTCTTGATGGCAGGAAACCTCCTCAGTCAAAGCGCGCAGGACAAGGATGCCTCAACCAAG GCCAAGTACCTGACCAAAAAGACTCAGGCTGGCAGCGTGGAGGCCATCCGCTTGTTGGACGAGCTGCTGCGCCAGCTGGTG GCCTCGGTCCCAGTGGATGTGATGCCTGGCCAGTATGACCCCACCAACTACACACTGCCTCAGCAGCCTCTTCATCGCTGTATGTTCCCCTTGTCCTCTGTTTACCCCACCCTGCAGCTGGCGTCCAACCCATACCAGGCCACTGTGGATGGAGTGAG GTTCCTGGGCACCTCAGGACAGAATGTCAGTGACATTGCACACTACAGCAGCATGAGCAATCATCTTGAGATTCTGGAAGAAACCCTAAGATTGCGCCACCTCGCTCCCACTGCTCCAGATACCCTTG gttgTTACCCATTTTACATGAAAGATCCATTCATCTTGGAAGAGTGCCCGCATGTTTACTTCAGCGGGAGCGCACCCACGTTTGAGTCAAAGCGCCTGACAG GTGCTGATGGCCAGGAAATCCTTCTGGTGACTGTGCCGACGTTCCACAGCACCCAAACGGCATGTCTTGTCAACTTGCGCACGCTTGAATGCGAGCCAATCAGCTTCTCGGCCTTCTCTGCGGGTGACGACGAGGAAACTGAGATGAACGTCAGCCACTGA
- the star gene encoding steroidogenic acute regulatory protein, mitochondrial has translation MLPATFKLCAGISYRHMRNMRGLRKNAIVALHHELDRLAGPGPSNWISQVRRRSSLLSSPITEEIGYSEEEMSYVKQGEDALQKAIGILSEQEGWTVETVAANGDKVLSKVLPGIGKVFRLEVLLEQHPDSLYGELVGNMEQMAEWNPNVKQVKILQKIGKDTMVTHEVSGDTPGNVVGPRDFVSVRCAKRRGSTCFLAGTSTQHPKMPEQRGVVRAENGPTCIVLKPCSEDPNKTKFTWLLNIDLKGWIPKTIINKVLSQTQVDFANHLRQRMASQVSVAMADTC, from the exons atgctgcCTGCAACTTTCAAACTGTGTGCTGGCATCTCCTACCGACATATGAGGAACATGAGAG GTTTACGAAAGAATGCAATTGTGGCTCTACACCACGAGCTGGACCGACTTGCAGGTCCAGGCCCCAGCAACTGGATCAGCCAAGTCCGGAGGAGAAGTTCCCTCCTCA GTTCTCCGATTACGGAGGAGATTGGATACAGTGAGGAGGAAATGTCCTACGTGAAACAAGGTGAAGATGCGCTGCAGAAAGCGATTGGCATCCTCAGTGAGCAGGAGGGCTGGACTGTTGAAACGGTCGCG GCGAATGGAGACAAAGTCTTGAGCAAGGTGTTGCCTGGCATTGGAAAGGTGTTTAGGCTGGAGGTTCTGTTAGAGCAACATCCTGACAGCCTTTATGGAGAGCTGGTGGGAAACATGGAGCAGATGGCTGAATGGAACCCAAATGTGAAGCAGGTCAAG ATCCTTCAAAAGATCGGCAAGGACACAATGGTGACCCATGAGGTCTCGGGAGACACACCTGGCAACGTAGTGGGGCCTCGGGATTTTGTCAGTGTCCGCTGTGCAAAGCGCCGTGGATCCACCTGTTTCCTGGCTGGAACCTCCACTCAGCACCCAAAGATGCCCGAGCAGAGGGGTGTGGTCCG GGCAGAGAATGGGCCCACTTGTATAGTtctgaagccctgcagtgaagaCCCCAATAAGACCAAGTTCACCTGGTTACTAAATATAGATTTAAAG GGCTGGATCCCAAAGACCATCATCAACAAAGTGCTCTCCCAGACACAGGTGGACTTTGCCAACCACCTCAGGCAACGGATGGCAAGTCAGGTTTCCGTGGCGATGGCTGACACCTGCTGA
- the elmod3 gene encoding ELMO domain-containing protein 3 has product MEEDIDVTFHLEGQNGLSPECKSSEETTNGHSNQKPVMNGLIISHNVKDHTNGCTPLTSLPISALKQNGLLQTLAAGGNQTKPADENVELEKARQEWEALENIQPTLTEDSNPTPLISFNEALQYFQTTDLGDLLKNIQPTIRRTGLSAIAHFLFGPPRLHRELTEERDLVFAIAQCHVDNSQIVHMRVLQTIYKRLIGCRLDCPRYGTHWENIGFQGMDPATDLRGTGFLGLMHTLYFVMDPETLPLARDIYKLSQHPTQNFPFSVMSINMTRIALQVLREEALSKECNRRQQVVGVLNEFYVATYLHLYQLWKTQQKTIADSGFVIKELELFAKKNPKQMLRRLEVFLKERRAGGVPRGTSPEPPPQQPSPSLEERAASAQASKAKEMHFTGVCELPSDMEGDARLI; this is encoded by the exons ATGGAAGAAGACATCGATGTCACTTTCCACCTTGAG GGCCAAAATGGTTTGTCTCCTGAATGTAAATCATCAGAGGAGACCACCAATGGACACTCGAACCAAAAGCCT gttATGAATGGATTGATTATCAGTCATAATGTCAAAGACCACACCAATGGTTGTACCCCGCTCACATCCCTGCCG ATTTCAGCACTGAAGCAGAATGGTCTTCTGCAGACTCTTGCAGCAGGAGGGAACCAGACTAAACCTGCAG atgaaaatgtggagttggAAAAGGCCAGGCAGGAGTGGGAGGCTCTGGAAAACATCCAACCAA CTCTCACTGAGGACTCTAACCCTACGCCTCTCATCTCTTTCAATGAAGCTCTTCAATACTTCCAGACTACAGATCTCGGGGACTTGCTC AAAAACATCCAGCCAACCATCCGCAGGACAGGTCTGTCTGCCATCGCACACTTCCTGTTTGGGCCCCCTCGACTGCACAGGGAACTCACGGAGGAGCGAGATCTCGTCTTTGCCATCGCACAAT GCCACGTGGACAACAGCCAGATAGTCCACATGCGTGTTCTCCAGACCATCTACAAAAGGCTCATTGGATGCAGGCTGGACTGTCCTCGTTATGGGACTCACTGGGAAAACATTGGCTTTCAGG gTATGGACCCAGCTACTGACCTGCGTGGCACAGGTTTCCTGGGACTCATGCACACTTTGTACTTTGTGATGGACCCGGAGACTCTGCCATTGGCTCGAGACATCTACAAGTTGTCTCAACACCCTACACAG AACTTTCCTTTCAGTGTGATGTCAATCAACATGACCCGCATTGCTCTGCAGGTGCTCAGAGAGGAGGCCTTGTCCAA GGAGTGCAATCGTCGCCAGCAAGTTGTTGGCGTGTTGAATGAATTTTATGTGGCCACGTACCTGCACCTGTACCAACTGTGGAAGACGCAACAGAAGACCATTGCTGATTCTGGCTTTGTGATAAAAG AATTGGAGCTGTTTGCCAAAAAGAACCCCAAGCAGATGCTTCGCCGACTAGAGGTCTTCCTGAAAGAGAGACGGGCAGGTGGAGTCCCCCGTGGGACGTCGCCAGAGCCGCCGCCTCAGCAGCCTTCTCCCAGCCTGGAGGAACGAGCGGCCAGCGCACAGGCAAGCAAGGCGAAGGAGATGCACTTCACGGGGGTGTGCGAGCTGCCATCTGACATGGAGGGTGACGCCAGACTCATCTAA